A stretch of the Candidatus Binatia bacterium genome encodes the following:
- a CDS encoding M12 family metallo-peptidase codes for MTTRRPIACFILSLFLFSACAALRDEPPERAVRVKIVADAKLREKDPRWRETAAGLLRAASDFYEREFGIRLVAQAIEPWQLEQGSPFVVTLMKRLVEKYPQKDHNRDYDVLVGLTGERVTFYLGGRSMVNRFGDCREGLANYIVSSVNDPYRYTGRSSEPPLDVVALIHEFGHVFGAEHVKDISSIMNEDFDYRSDFDAKSRSIILKNKFCAFGR; via the coding sequence ATGACTACGCGCCGACCGATAGCCTGCTTCATCCTTAGTCTTTTTCTCTTCTCCGCTTGCGCCGCGCTCCGCGACGAGCCGCCGGAGCGGGCCGTGCGCGTCAAAATCGTCGCCGACGCAAAGCTTAGAGAAAAAGATCCCCGCTGGCGCGAGACGGCCGCGGGCCTATTGCGCGCCGCTTCCGATTTTTACGAGCGCGAGTTCGGCATCCGATTGGTCGCGCAAGCCATCGAGCCATGGCAACTGGAGCAGGGCAGCCCTTTCGTCGTCACGCTGATGAAGCGCCTGGTCGAAAAATATCCGCAAAAAGATCACAATCGCGACTACGACGTGCTCGTCGGCCTTACCGGCGAGCGCGTGACTTTTTATCTAGGCGGCCGCTCCATGGTGAACCGATTCGGCGACTGTCGTGAGGGCCTGGCGAACTACATCGTGAGCTCCGTGAACGACCCCTACCGCTACACCGGTCGCAGCAGCGAGCCTCCGCTCGACGTCGTCGCGTTGATCCACGAGTTCGGCCACGTCTTCGGCGCCGAGCACGTCAAGGACATTAGCTCGATCATGAACGAAGACTTCGATTACCGTTCCGACTTCGACG